In a genomic window of Williamwhitmania sp.:
- a CDS encoding tetratricopeptide repeat protein — protein sequence MKKYLVLVALVLSALVSSAQDNSKLIAAFGDSYAKEKQGKYSEAASALKAYYDASSYEINLRLGWLTYLQGQFSESLGYYNKAIELMPYAIEPKLGVVLPASALGNWDLVTSTYNKILSIDPNNTLVLYRMGYIFYEKKDYGQAYQYFEKVVNLYPFDHDSVLMLAWTNLKMGKTREAKILFNKALLYNPGDASAMEGLKLIK from the coding sequence ATGAAAAAATATTTAGTATTAGTAGCGCTGGTTCTTTCGGCCCTGGTGTCGAGTGCGCAGGACAATTCGAAGTTAATTGCTGCGTTTGGCGACAGCTATGCCAAGGAAAAGCAGGGCAAGTATTCCGAGGCCGCTTCCGCATTGAAGGCATACTACGATGCATCCTCCTATGAAATTAACCTCCGGCTGGGTTGGCTTACATACCTACAGGGACAGTTTTCCGAATCGTTGGGGTATTACAATAAGGCCATTGAGCTGATGCCTTACGCCATTGAGCCCAAGCTGGGCGTTGTGCTGCCAGCATCGGCCTTGGGAAATTGGGATTTGGTGACGTCGACCTACAACAAAATACTCTCCATTGATCCCAACAACACCCTTGTTCTTTACCGAATGGGGTACATTTTCTACGAAAAAAAGGATTACGGTCAGGCCTACCAATACTTTGAAAAGGTGGTTAACCTTTACCCATTCGACCACGATAGCGTGCTTATGCTGGCTTGGACGAATCTTAAGATGGGTAAGACTCGGGAGGCAAAGATTCTTTTCAATAAGGCCTTGCTCTACAACCCAGGAGATGCCTCTGCAATGGAGGGACTTAAGCTTATAAAGTAA
- a CDS encoding N-acetyltransferase: MNVDIRPETASDYHSIREVDDLAFEQPNEGLLVVKLRMNPSFSPKLSLVAQIEEKTVGHILLFPITIVDRKHNHTSLALAPVAVIPEMQNCGIGSTLIRAGLTAATAEGYSSVIVLGHPDFYPRFGFKPASRWNIFPSFIIPDEVFMAMELVKGGLSGVSGKVEYPPEFDEVD, from the coding sequence ATGAACGTTGATATCCGCCCCGAGACGGCATCCGATTATCACTCCATTCGTGAGGTGGACGATTTAGCCTTTGAGCAACCCAACGAAGGGCTTCTTGTGGTAAAACTTCGTATGAATCCCTCGTTTTCGCCAAAACTTTCACTCGTTGCACAAATAGAGGAAAAAACCGTAGGACATATTCTACTCTTTCCAATTACAATTGTGGACCGTAAGCATAACCACACCTCTCTGGCTCTTGCTCCAGTGGCGGTGATTCCCGAAATGCAGAATTGTGGCATTGGAAGCACGCTCATTCGTGCTGGACTAACGGCAGCAACAGCGGAAGGTTATTCTTCGGTTATCGTTCTTGGTCACCCCGATTTTTATCCGCGCTTTGGTTTTAAACCTGCAAGTCGCTGGAATATTTTTCCATCCTTTATTATTCCCGATGAGGTGTTTATGGCCATGGAGCTGGTCAAGGGTGGCCTGTCTGGTGTGTCGGGAAAGGTGGAGTATCCACCCGAATTTGATGAGGTAGATTAA